From the genome of Nerophis ophidion isolate RoL-2023_Sa unplaced genomic scaffold, RoL_Noph_v1.0 HiC_scaffold_31, whole genome shotgun sequence, one region includes:
- the LOC133546532 gene encoding oocyte zinc finger protein XlCOF8.4-like, producing the protein MQTEEPQPSHIKKEEEYLQISHFKKEEENPLIPQFKEEAVDPQSPHIKEEEEDPLTPHNKEEEEEHSINQQGEHLEGLEEVDVTKMPVTGVPVKSEGDEVKGESEERGGGEPPSSSSTQHMTTEADGDHCGGSQADKLLAPLSDSEDTTSHSPDTDDEDSKDDKTCHTDNTHFTSFHCHKTFKYHCRLKRHMRTHTGEKPFICSICGNGFTQSWSLKLHMRIHSGKKHFVCSTCGKGFTQSTDVKIHMRTHTGEKPFSCTTCGKGFTESQNLKRHMRTHTGEKPFSCSECGKDFVQSKHLKVHMRTHW; encoded by the coding sequence atgcagacggaggagccacagccctcccacattaagaaggaagaggaataccttcAGAtctcccattttaaaaaggaagaggaaaacCCACTAATCCCCCAGTTTAAagaggaagcggtggatccacaGAGCCCACACAttaaggaagaagaggaggacccactgacccctcacaataaagaggaagaggaagaacacagcatcaatcagcagggagagcatcttgaaggactggaggaggttgatgtcaccaagatgccagtgactggtgtccctgtgaagagtgaaggtgatgaggtgaaaggtgaaagtgaggagaggggagggggggagcctccaagcagcagctcaacacaacacatgacaacagaagctgatggagaccactgtggaggatcacaagcagacaagctcttagctccactatcagatagtgaggacacaacgtcacactctcctgacactgatgatgaagactctaaagatgataagacatgtcacactgacaacactcacttcacatcttttcactgtcacaaaacctttaaataccattgtcgtctgaaaagacacatgagaacacacactggagaaaaaccttttatctgttcaatatgtggtaatgGTTTTACACAAAGTTGGAGTTTGAAAttgcacatgagaatacacagtggtaaaaaacattttgtctgttcaacctgtggtaaaggttttacacaaagtacagatgtgaaaatacacatgagaacacacactggtgaaaaacctttttcctgtacaacctgtggtaaaggttttacagaaagtcaaaatttgaaaagacacatgagaacacacactggtgaaaaacctttttcttgctcagaatgtggtaaagattttgttcaaagtaaacatttgaaagtacacatgagaacacactggtga
- the LOC133546533 gene encoding oocyte zinc finger protein XlCOF22-like, translated as MGKEEPQPFHIKEEEKAPHTLQMQREENNPLTPHFKEEEEEHSISQEWLEKFHLIVKSEDDEVKGESEERGGGEPPSSSSTQHMTTEADGDHCGGSQADKLLAPLSDSEDTTSHSPDTDDEDSKDDKTCHTDNTHFACSHCHKTFKYHCRLVRHMRTHTGEKTFFMFNLS; from the coding sequence atgggcaaggaggagccacagcccttccacattaaggaggaagagaagGCGCCACATACATTGCAAATGCAAAGGGAAGAAAATAACCCACTGACCccgcattttaaagaggaagaggaggaacacagcatcagtcaagaaTGGTTGGAGAAGTTCCATttgattgtgaagagtgaagatgatgaggtgaaaggtgaaagtgaggagaggggagggggggagcctccaagcagcagctcaacacaacacatgacaacagaagctgatggagaccactgtggaggatcacaagcagacaagctcttagctccactatcagatagtgaggacacaacgtcacactctcctgacactgatgatgaagactctaaagatgataagacatgtcacacggacaacactcacttcgcatgttctcactgtcacaaaacttttaagtaCCATTGTCGTCtggtaagacacatgagaacacacactggagaaaaaacctttttcatgttcaatctgtcgtaa